A region from the Penaeus monodon isolate SGIC_2016 chromosome 17, NSTDA_Pmon_1, whole genome shotgun sequence genome encodes:
- the LOC119583588 gene encoding crustacean hyperglycemic hormone-like produces MVAVRLVHSAVLVSLLIAFPTSVTSENSNEIPTSTLSYPGNSLTGDQSLTKRTISFSSCTGVYDRELLGRLDRVCEDCYNLYRDVGVASECRSNCFHNEVFLYCVDYMFRPRQRNQYRAALQRLGK; encoded by the exons ATGGTTGCGGTCCGATTG GTGCATTCGGCCGTCCTGGTGTCCTTGCTGATAGCATTTCCGACCTCTGTCACATCTGAAAACTCGAATGAAATACCAACGTCCACTCTTTCCTACCCTGGGAATTCCCTCACAGGAGACCAAAGCTTAACCAAACGCACCATATCGTTCAGTTCCTGCACAGGCGTCTACGACCGCGAGCTTCTCGGAAGACTCGACCGCGTGTGCGAAGACTGCTACAACCTCTACCGCGACGTCGGAGTGGCAAGCGAATGCAG GAGTAACTGTTTCCACAACGAGGTGTTCCTGTACTGCGTGGACTACATGTTCCGGCCTCGCCAGAGGAACCAGTACCGGGCCGCCCTCCAGAGGCTCGGCAAGTAG
- the LOC119583905 gene encoding crustacean hyperglycemic hormone-like has protein sequence MIGVELVRSAALVSLLLVFPVSVLASGDGYEIPAPQRSSSELSPTTVLAGPQTVNKRSISFDSCTGAYNRELLTRLDRVCEDCYNLYRDTDVAAECRSNCFHNEVFLYCVDYMYRRRQRNQYRAALQRLGK, from the exons ATGATTGGGGTTGAATTG GTGCGTTCAGCTGCCCTGGTATCCCTGCTGCTAGTATTCCCGGTCTCTGTCCTCGCCTCTGGGGACGGATATGAAATCCCTGCGCCCCAACGTTCCTCCTCAGAATTGTCTCCTACGACCGTCCTGGCAGGACCCCAGACCGTAAACAAGCGCAGTATATCCTTCGACTCCTGCACGGGAGCCTACAACCGCGAACTGCTCACAAGACTCGACCGCGTCTGCGAAGACTGCTACAACCTCTACCGCGACACCGACGTGGCGGCCGAATGCAg GAGCAACTGTTTCCACAACGAGGTGTTCCTGTATTGCGTGGATTACATGTACCGCCGTCGCCAAAGGAACCAGTACCGGGCCGCCCTGCAGAGGCTCGGCAAGTAG
- the LOC119583584 gene encoding crustacean hyperglycemic hormones-like — MVAVGPMRTAVLVSLLLAIPASATTFGDGNDIPTFLRSPPEASPVTSLAGAHALNRRSLSFRSCTGVYDRELLVRLDRVCEDCYNVYRDVGVAAECRSNCFYNEVFLQCVDYKFRPRQRNQYRAALQRLGK; from the exons ATGGTTGCCGTTGGACCGATGCGGACAGCTGTCCTGGTGTCCCTGCTGTTGGCAATCCCGGCCTCTGCCACCACCTTCGGAGACGGAAACGACATTCCGACGTTCCTCCGTTCTCCCCCAGAAGCCTCTCCTGTGACTTCCCTCGCAGGAGCCCACGCCTTAAACAGACGAAGCCTATCCTTTAGGTCTTGCACGGGCGTCTACGACCGCGAACTCCTTGTAAGGCTCGACCGCGTGTGCGAAGACTGCTACAACGTGTACCGCGACGTCGGAGTGGCAGCCGAATGCAG gaGTAACTGCTTTTACAATGAGGTGTTTCTGCAATGCGTGGACTACAAGTTCCGGCCTCGCCAAAGGAACCAGTACCGGGCCGCCCTCCAGAGGCTCGGCAAGTAG